The sequence below is a genomic window from Cucumis melo cultivar AY chromosome 5, USDA_Cmelo_AY_1.0, whole genome shotgun sequence.
AAAGCAATATAGATAACATAATATCTCTTGTATGAACAACTTTATTTGATAGGAACAAGTGAATAGAGAGTTTTCTCACTTGTTTGGTCATTCGAAAAGATATATTGCACTTTCTAAGTTCGAGAGTAATATGATGAATTTAACATAGAGTTTTAATTCACTCGTTTTCATGGTGtcagaaaaaaaatgttaaaatacaattttagttgcaaaataaattaaaatatttacaaatatagcaaaatgtgtcactgttttatttgattttgttatatttttaaatattttgtttgattttgctatatttgaaaattgatCCTTTTAACCTATCCCCATATATGTTTGCTAtatgaaagaaataaaacatCATTGATATCAACTATCTTTTAACTTCTTTGTAAATGACAATAAAAAATCATAACAAAGGATCATTTCCTTCCCTAAAACTATTTAGACAGAAAGTGTTTCACTTGAAAGTACTATTCATGAAAATCATTTTACGACATATAGGGTTAATATTCTATTCTACATTAGTCTCTATTGTTGAAAAATCTTAGAAACGGTGGTACGAGGCAAAAGTAAAAGCGATATAGACAACATAATATTTGTTAAAAACATCCCATCGTTTGATAGAAACAAGCAAATTAGGTCATTCACGAAAAATCATTTTCAATAGTCTTAATATTTCATCGCCTATTTCATATGAACCAAGATTTGAACTTTAATTCCTATACCATTAGAAATTAGTGGAATTAGTGATAGTGGATGGAAAAGTGAAAGCGATATAGATTACATAATATCTCTAATAAGAAGAACTTCATTTGATAAGAACAAAGCCAATGAAGAGGTTTTCCACTTGTTTTCCAAGTTAGAAAACAAAACGTTGAATTCAACTTCGAAGTTAGAGGTTTGATTATCTCATTTTTTATGTTGTCgaaaaaaaatatgttaaatTTTCCTATCTATCACGATAGGTAGTGAAATTGTTATCTATTTGTAAATATCTTCAAcagttttgttatttaaaataattcctcattttagttttatactttaaattttattcaattttagtcCTTAATACGCTAAATATTTTGATCTTAGTTTATTTACTTTCGATGAATCTTTAATTTAGCCCGTCAAACTTACTTTTTACTAAAATTAGTTGAATATACTAATAATTTTCATGCAAGTAAATACAATACAAGAATATGTCCTCGATATTTATAGTAAAAATGCTAATAAATAACAAcctatttttgaaaaagatcAACAATAAATTAGTggcaaaaattaaatttaagaatttttaaaaagttattttaaaaaataataaaatattgaaactatttgtaaaatatagcaaaatttatgaTCTCTATCGTCTATTTAAGATTTTtctttactatattttgtatatagcttgatttcttacctaatctaaattaaaaaattattattgaataattataatataaaaaatataataattaaatttgtatttcaatccaaaataataattaataaataataggTGGGGCATTTTGCAAAAACGTTTCCGAGATTTCTCCGTCGCCAACGAAACCGGCGAAGCGCTGAGAAGACAACCCACCATGATCGACGTTGAAATCGAGTATAAGGAAGAACTCGAACAACTCCGTAAACGCCCCGCCGCCGCCTTCATCAACTCCTCTCTCCTCCATAACCTCAATCGGAACAAAGACCCGGCCTCCAAAGCTCAGCGACTCGGTATTTCCTCTCGAACTCATCCATTTCATATACTTCTCTGATCCCCGATTAGTTGGCCTAGTGAATGGGAACGATAGGGTATTAGTCCGGTTCTGATCGTCCGCGTTTGTGGAAAATTCGAGGAAGGCTACAGCAAATTCTGCTTCGACCGATGAAGCTGCCTTTCTAAAGAGTAAGTGAACTTTTTGTTAGTATTGTAGGAAGCAATAAGCATACCTTTCTCTTATATTGTTTGAAATCTGTTTGATTATTTTTGATGAACATGAGAATTCCTGTAGAATATACTTGATGAACTGAAAGGATTTAGTTTTGATATCATCAGATTGTTCTGTACTTTTCAAGTAATGGCATTAGATAGAAACATAATCATGGTTTTCGGGGAGAAGGAAAACTCAAGCAATTGTACCTTGCTAACAAAAACTTCTTGTTGGAGGATGGATGAATAATCAGATACCGAACAAAACCTGATCAAAGAATGTCTAAAGAAGTACCCAAGAAACTAGTTCTTAAGATATTATTCATGTGATACATTTTGGTTGGTCATTTCTCATATGATAAAATGGCTACTGACGTTTTGTTCATCAAGTTTCTGAAACTCCTTTTGTGCTGCTTCTTACATGACTATGAGTGTATTTACTATTGTTGATAGACTGACTGAAGCTTTTCTGCCTTGGTCTGTGTATGAACTGAGTTGTACTCGAAATTTAGTACTCAAATTATGATATTAGTTAGAAAGACGGCTATTAAGAAAGTTGAATAAAACTAATCACTATTATGTCGAGGGATCTTTCACTAATACTAATCAAAGACGAAAagctaaagtttgaattttcatGGAGATGATAGACACTTCTCTATCATGAAGCTCAGTAGTCTTCCTTATAACCGCTACTTATTCTTAAACAGAGAGTGTATGCTTGCCAAGACTGTTTCTGGTTGAGACATGTTAATGAAATTCATCCCGTGAAACAATGTCTCAATATCACATTAATTTGACAGTGGATCTTTTGGATTCCATCGATGACCTGTAGTTATTTCATCCAACGTTTTTCTTTAAATTCGCCTGGAGTTTGTTTCTTATGGGACCAATCCACCCTAATTAAGTTGTGATGTCACAGTCACATAATACTTTGCTTGTTGCTCAACTTGGCTAAGTTGGGAAATTTTGCAAATCCAATGTAAGTCACATGGGGAGTCTGTTCATTTCATCCAATCTTAGCAAAAGTGGTTTAAGGTTGGATCACTTCTTATCAAGGTGATTTTTGGAAAATTCAAGCGGAGGCATTTAAAGCATCCTTGTTTGATGTCTAAAGATAATACCTTTGGAGTAATAACGGAGTGGAATTGTTTATAGGTATCATCTGAAAACGATATCATTGTAGTCTTTCATTAAGGAAATGCTTAGGGAGTAGTTGACCCTTCGACTTCATGAGTTGGTTTTAAATAACTCAACTTCAATAGTGTTCTGGATTGAAGTTTACACATTTATGAAAGAACTTCATCTTtccttatttttctcttttgaataTAGAATTTTCAACTTACTACACCTCAAACATAAATATTTGAACTCTAACATATTAACTCCAAATTTCAGTATTCCACTAACACCCCTTATATTTTTAgttaaatttacaaaatatagacTAGTTTTTAACCTTCCAAAATTTACCTTGGATTTTTAGAACTAAATACTCATTAACCAATCGAAAATTTAATCTAGACCTTAATTAGGAGGGGTGAAAGACAACCTCAAGGCATGTCACTTCGAACATCCAGGACAGGACACCTTTTTGTGCATTTGCTCATTTGCCTTTAGATATTGACATTATTGTCCTAAGGTTCTTAGCACTTGCGATTGGTTCTTGACTTTGTGTAACAAAGTTTATGATACTTTTGCCTCCATTTTTGTGGGACATCCCTTTCACTAGGTGTGGAAGATTTTGTGGCGCACTCTGGTTTTCTTCAAGTTTCTATGGGCGAGAGGAATGGAAGAAGTTTCTGACTCTTTCTCTACTTATAATTCACGTGCAGGTGTTTATTCCATTCATCAATGAAATGTTGTATGATTTAAGAAAAGTTTATAAGCCAATAAGACAAATTATGAATGTGTATGCCAAAGGGATCAGTAGGATCGAAAAGCATgatttattattgaaataaaaCGTTGTTGTTATTTGACTAAGATCTTGAGCGAAATATATTGAGAATTGGATTGAGTATCTCTTTGGTCCTGAAGGTTGACCACTTTAAGTACCTGAGCTAAAGTTTGTTTAAGAAATAGTTCTTAAACTATTAGTTTacctataaaaaaaattatgtgaCAATAAGGCTTCTGATTAATCATGTATTGTTGAGTTAGACCGCCTACTAGTATTTCTTATAGCGAGGTGACTTCTATTTTTCATCTTCTCTACCTCCTTTTGTCTCTCTCTTCTTTGACTGTCGTCTCCCTCTTTGATCAAGTATGAACTCAAATTTTAAGAATCTATTGTGTAATTTGCCTTGAGATCTTTTATCAAGGGTCTCACCTTACCAGGAAAAATCAAATCATAACGAAGAGAAAGAAACTGATGTTACATTTGTGGATTTTTATGCATAAAGTATTGATTTGGTAGATTTTTTAAGGTCCCAAATGAAATATAAGTGGGGACAAATATGTCTCTTTGCATCCCAAACTCAAATTAATAATGTAGGACTTTGTGaactcaaaataataatattaattgtCTTACAAATATCATATtgataacaaaaataaaaagtggAACTTGTCAGCTGTCTATCACTAATGTGGCTCCCACTCCATTTGTCCCggtttttgaattttgaaattaaagatttaatttaACATGATTTAGttcaagttgaaaaaataattaaagaccAGAATGTTTTTTTCTATTAAGATCAATGCAACCAAATATATCATATCTGTATTCTCATCCTCAATGTTGAAACTATTTCAACATTGACACAtgattttgaagaaattttttgTGACTTCTAAATTGCTACCCAATTGAGTTACAAATTTCAAAGTACAAAATCTATTGTTACGAACTTCAaattgttacttttttttttatatttatgagtGGTCGAACTAACTTATGCAACTAATCTCACAGGACGACCTATTTGATGCCAAAGAAattcataaaaaattaattctaAGGTAGGTGGcttagttagttattgaaaTTAATTGTTACTAAACAAGTTTCCAACGCCTATCGATGACTAAAAATAATTACTCCCTTGAGTTTCAAGAAAATTGCGAAATCATCCCATGGAATGCTACAACCAAGGAGGGAAAAAATTGCAAAGTTTCCTCCATATGTTTTCTGTTAAAGCTGACAAACAAATTGAACCTACCTAATTAGAAGCATTGAATGAGATCGGTTAAATATTTAAGGAAATTAATTTTCTAGTTTTGGAAAGATAAACACTAGTTTAATAACATTGATTTTAACTAACCAACTTGTTTAACCCCATGGCATCAAATCACAATTTTGCTATTCTTACCTTAATGGAATTTTGCTTGAAGCCAAGAAAATCTCTGCTTCTGACAACATAAGACTACTAACTAATTTAGCAGAAGAAATTGTTATATATAATATGGATCCACAACATCACAAACATAAGACGAGAAGTTCATTACCAACAAGGCCCACAATGTTCCTACCCCCTAAAGCAAAGGCTAACACTAGCTAAACTTCCCTCGCTACTCGAAACTCAACAATTTGGAGGGCCAATCGATATTCTCACTTCCTCTTCTTGGCTGGTGGCTGGGGTGTTTCCTCCTCTTCGTCTTCTTCGTCCTCATCTTCGTcctcgtcgtcgtcgtcgtcgtcatcATCTCCATTGTCGTCATCGTCATCGTCATCTTCCTCATCACCTCCAGCTCTTCCATCACCATTTGCTTCAGGATCGTCCTCTGGATCACCATCATCACCTTCTTCACCTCCAGAGAAAtcttcgtcgtcgtcgtcgtcatcCTGATCATTTGCGTCATCGTCATCgtcatcatcttcatcatccTCTGTTTCACTACCATCTTTGTTTTCCTGATCAGGCCTTTCCTTTTTGTGAAGTTCAGAGAAAGGAAACCTTGGAAAGGAGAAGAGGCAAGTAATTTCAAAACCAACCTAAAAGTATCAAAGTAAAAATACATAAATGACTTGAAGTTTTATTACCTCTCCTCAATTGCAGCCAATCCTGGTGTACCATTAGCAATATTTAACATAGCTCCTGCCTGAAGAAAACATAATCATGTTGGAAGATGCATTAAAGTCTCAAGATCATGTTAAGTGCGTTCAATTAATCTAAAACTTTTACTTATTGTCAGATTTGTCCAAAACAAGATTAGGAAACTGCACACTAAATGATAAATTTCAAAAGCAAGCAtcagataaaaaagaaaacatggcATTCAGCTACAGATTGTCTAAACGCCTAAAACGTTTAAACAATAAATGAAGAAAACTTCCAGATATGTCTCATCAGACCATGCTTTGGCATAGCGATTTTCCAAAATTTTGGGACAAAATAGAAAAGTGAATGGCTTGAAATTTAGGGTAAAACACATATATGGAAACTATGCGGTATTCAAGGTCCCTTCCTATAATGTATCAATTTGATGGGTGTTTAGATCGGGAAGAACATATGAGTACGGAAATAACTGCATTCATTTTAACTATCCTTGATACGAAGTGCAAAAAAGGAAAACACCCATATGAAACTGGAAAGTGTGAATTGATTAGACAATAAATTCTAACAAAGTGAATAATTCCAAATGCCAGAAAGAAAAATGCCCAAAAAGAAACTAGAAAACATGGGTTGATTAGATAAGAAATTCCAACTAAGTGATAATGAACTCCCAACAACCACCAAGTGCAAAGGATAGCTAAAACTTAATCAATAGAAACCACATGAAAGGAATAATATTGTACATTATTCAAGCAAGCCCAGAGGACACAATAGCAAAGTCATTCTGTGCCAACTTCCCATCAATAAGGACCAGATAAATATAACTTCCAAAGAACTCAAATTCTCATGTTAAACAACAAACTATTCCTAAAGAAGCAAGATTTTCACAATTCAACAAATGTAGGACAGAAAAGCAAAAGGATTTGCACATTGAATATCAAGTATAATCTAAATACAGAATGGAAAAATCCTGACAAAGACACCTAGTTCGTGGTCACAATGGGAGGTATAAGTCAACAAGACAGGACGAAAATTCTCCTTCCATCCACATTTATCACTACACCAAACACTTGCACTTCAAATACAGCTCAATGCTCAACAGTTTCAGATAAAAATGCACGTACGTAGCACCCAATAAAAAGTAATGACAGAAAAACCGCGTTGTTTCTCAAGGAAGTACTTAACCAGAAAAGTAAACAAACGAGTAAGGGTAAACCCACAAATAACAAAAGCCAAAACTTCAAAAGCTACATAAACAACTAAAGAacacaagaagaaaaaagaaagtaaaaataaaaatcaagcTTTAAGAAGAAATGACGATGTCTTGTTCTTAGGCAACAAACAACTACGGGGaacaataagaaaaaaataaagtcTAAGAAAACACAAAtagcaataaaaaaaaattaagcttCAAGAAGTAGGAACGATGACTAGAATCAGTAAAATCCGGGAAAAAAAGGGAAACCCCATCAAAGAGTAAGGTGAAAATGAGGGTTTACCGCCGCCAGAAGGCAAGCAAGGGAGTTTGCAGTGGTGAAAACAGTCTCCACCGCCATAGCTTCCAAAACAGAGCGCTCCCACATGGTTCTCTCCACGAAGCTTACACAGTCCAACTCCATTGCCGGAAAAAGGAGCTCAAAAGTGAAGAGAAATAGAGAATAGGAAGAAAAGAAATgcagagagagagaagaagaagaggaagaagaggaagaagaagaagaagaagaagaaggaaggaagGTCGAGGAGAGAGATGGGCCTGGCAgtgagagagagaagaagaaaggggaATGGGTTTTGTGAGATTTGGGAGAAAAGTTGGGTTTAGTCCAGTTAGGGTAAACCCTAGGGTTTGGTCCGATTAGGGCTTTGTGTTTTTGTTTGTAAGTGCAAAAAACTTATTTTCGCCCTAACCTTGAAATTTGCGTCCATTTCctctctaaaatttaaaaactataaatttaatatttgtaGAAATAATTTTACTTTTAGTTGGTtattatactatatatatatatatagaataatggaaaatatcaaacttgacaaaatatttataatttattcaaTCAATAATAGTCAAATTTCGGATCGATAGATAGTGATAAAAGTTTTTTATTCCAAAATGTttctatatattataaatattttaatttattttgctacttttaaaaatattcgtatatataatatagtaaaatttcataatttatatatatatcaatacaCTTCTATTATTGCCTATTAACGAAGTCTATCAACACTACTATCTATATCAAATAAGTGTGATAACACTTCTCTCCGTCTATATCAAATAAGTGTCAGTGCCCATCgtctaaaattttataaatattttcaataattttttcattttaaataatttttcaaccatactactaaaaatttaaataattttaataatgttAACTTTTTGGATAAGACATTTAATCGACTatgttcataatttttttttatattaaatgtATGATGGTTTATACTTACTAATATCATTCTTAAATATAACTTTCAATGATGGACGAATTAGAAAAGTGATTTTTTTCACTTAAAATAATCGGACAcattttaaatagttttaatgCATTCATAAATGACCAAATCGATGAaaaataacctaattacatgtaTTAAAGAAATTAGAGCAtcaaatttttttatctatatttacaatatatGATATTAAAAGTAAGTATTTGCCTAATACAAACAAAATAGAAACAACCTTGAACCCTAAAtctatattaaacaaattaacaaACAAAGCATATAGTTCTAAACTAATTTGCACCATATAAAACAAACTAATAAAtctaactaattttaaaaatgagcATAATATACCGAAAAATTGAATCAACGAACTAAAATCAATTGCACCAAAGTTTGTTTAGAAAGAGTTCCGTCCTATTGATCATAGTTGAATTGCACCAAAGTCGGTCGAAGAGGAATGATCATAGTCGAGTGGATGACGATTTGATCGAAAAACAGATCCGACTAACCAATGCTAACCTATAACTAATTTCATCTGCAAACAAATCTAAGGATTAAATAGAGATAGTATAGGGAGTAAGATGTAATTTGAAGTATGAAAGAGCATCTTCTTCCCTAATTTTCCCTCGAATCTCTTTTGCTTCATCTGCTCAGAACAGAGTAAGCAAACGAGCCTTAGCGAAATGCTGAGGAGACAACCCAGCAAGATCGAGGTAAAAATCGAAGACAAGGAAGAACTCGAACAAGCTCGCAAACGCGCCGCCGCCTCAACCACGACCACCACCACTACCGACGCTACCTCTGCCGCCGGCTCCCTCCTTCATAACATCAACCGTAACAAAGATCAAGCCTCTAAAGCCCAGCGGCTTGGTATCTCCTCTTGAAACAATCGAAATGGAGGTGGAGGTGAAGCTTCGCCTTCCTGATGCTGTTTCTCATGGTCAGGTATCAACTCTTCTTTCGCCATTTCATATTAAAACCCATCGTCAAGAGAATTTCTTTTTTGATGGCTTGTCCGGTGAGCTTTCGTCTCGGCTAGCGGTTCTCCGTATCCGATTTTACGACGGGGATGCTCGTTGTGTGATTTGTCTGAAAGCCAGAGCGGTTCTGGTTGACGGTGTTAGTCGAgttgaggaagatgaagaggaATTGGAGCCGTCTGTTGGGCGGGCCTGCGTGGAGGATCCGCAGAGGTTGAAAGAAGTGGAGTCTAGGATTATGGGGAGGGTTAAAGATGAATTTGGGGGATATGGATTTGTGGGTTTAGGAGGGTTTAAGAATGTGAGGAGTGTGTTTGAATGGAATGGATTGAAATTGGAATTGGATGAGACTAGTTTTGAGTTTGGGACTTTGTATGAGATTGAATGCGAAAGCAATGATCCAGATGCAGCCAAGAAAATGCTTGAGGACTTATTGAAGGAGAATGGAATTGCGTACTCGTACTCTGAAGCTTCGAAGTTTGCTATTTTTCGATCTGGGAAGCTGTGATAATAGATT
It includes:
- the LOC103496993 gene encoding phosphopantothenoylcysteine decarboxylase subunit VHS3-like; the protein is MELDCVSFVERTMWERSVLEAMAVETVFTTANSLACLLAAAGAMLNIANGTPGLAAIEERFPFSELHKKERPDQENKDGSETEDDEDDDDDDDANDQDDDDDDEDFSGGEEGDDGDPEDDPEANGDGRAGGDEEDDDDDDDNGDDDDDDDDEDEDEDEEDEEEETPQPPAKKRK
- the LOC103497000 gene encoding triphosphate tunnel metalloenzyme 3-like gives rise to the protein MEVEVKLRLPDAVSHGQVSTLLSPFHIKTHRQENFFFDGLSGELSSRLAVLRIRFYDGDARCVICLKARAVLVDGVSRVEEDEEELEPSVGRACVEDPQRLKEVESRIMGRVKDEFGGYGFVGLGGFKNVRSVFEWNGLKLELDETSFEFGTLYEIECESNDPDAAKKMLEDLLKENGIAYSYSEASKFAIFRSGKL